The proteins below come from a single Chloroflexota bacterium genomic window:
- a CDS encoding NAD(P)-dependent oxidoreductase — translation MNVLVTGGAGYIGSVTVAELLRRGHRVRVVDRLLFGGESLLGAYNTPYFDFVRGDIRDRGTLSDALDGEVDAVVHLAAIVGDPACASQPEEARQVNYEATLGLVDLCRERGISRFVFVSTCSNYGISDPSQPATEESPLNPVSLYAETKVGSERYILQAADDEFRPCILRLATVFGLSPRMRFDLLVNEFTRDALLHRKLVVYGEQFWRPYVHVQDVAEAIVTVLASPTSLIAGQVFNVGSDSENYQKRQLVELVLQQIPGTQVETVPKGDDPRSYRVSFAKIARILGFRPRWRVPDGIAQVKRALEQGVFDDPFSTRYRNTRA, via the coding sequence ATGAACGTTCTGGTCACCGGAGGGGCTGGATACATCGGGTCGGTTACCGTGGCGGAGCTGCTGCGGCGGGGCCACCGTGTGCGCGTGGTGGATCGCCTCCTATTCGGAGGCGAATCGCTGTTGGGGGCGTACAACACACCATATTTCGACTTTGTGCGGGGGGATATCAGGGATCGGGGAACTCTGTCAGACGCTCTGGATGGGGAGGTGGACGCCGTGGTCCACCTGGCCGCGATCGTGGGGGATCCCGCCTGCGCGAGTCAGCCGGAGGAGGCGAGGCAGGTGAACTACGAGGCGACGCTGGGCCTCGTGGACCTCTGCCGGGAGAGGGGCATCTCGCGCTTTGTGTTCGTCTCCACGTGCAGCAATTACGGTATCAGCGATCCCTCCCAGCCGGCCACGGAGGAGAGCCCGTTGAACCCCGTGTCCCTATATGCGGAGACCAAGGTGGGCTCGGAGCGGTATATCCTCCAGGCCGCCGATGACGAGTTCCGGCCCTGCATCCTGCGGCTGGCCACGGTCTTTGGCCTCTCGCCGCGGATGCGGTTCGACTTGTTGGTGAACGAGTTCACCCGGGATGCCCTCCTGCATAGGAAGCTGGTGGTGTACGGCGAGCAGTTCTGGCGGCCCTACGTGCACGTACAGGATGTGGCAGAGGCCATCGTCACCGTTCTGGCCTCGCCGACATCCCTGATCGCCGGCCAGGTCTTCAACGTCGGCAGCGATTCCGAGAACTACCAGAAGCGCCAACTGGTCGAGCTGGTCCTCCAGCAGATCCCGGGTACCCAGGTGGAGACGGTGCCGAAGGGAGACGACCCTCGCAGCTATCGCGTCTCCTTTGCGAAGATCGCCCGGATATTGGGCTTCCGGCCGCGATGGCGCGTCCCGGACGGGATCGCCCAGGTAAAACGGGCGTTGGAGCAGGGGGTCTTTGACGATCCCTTCTCCACGAGGTATCGGAACACGAGAGCGTGA
- a CDS encoding NTP transferase domain-containing protein, with the protein MKAIILAGGRGTRLAPYTTVFPKPLVPLGHRPIIDIIIRQLAYYGFRDIVLSVGYLAELIQAYFQQVNGRLSHVRLTYIQERKPLGTAGPLGMIPGLNETFLVMNGDVLTTLNYSDLVAYHREKGGILTIAMHKKRVKIDLGVIETDEDGVLTGYVEKPEKVYMVSMGIYVYEPDVLRYIEPNQYLDFPDLVLRLLENGERVVGYPCDAHWLDIGRHEDYARAQEEFEQRKAAFLPGDGIR; encoded by the coding sequence ATGAAAGCGATCATTTTGGCGGGTGGACGGGGTACGCGATTGGCGCCATATACGACGGTGTTCCCCAAGCCGCTGGTTCCTCTGGGACATCGCCCCATCATCGACATCATCATCCGGCAGCTCGCGTATTACGGCTTTCGGGATATCGTGCTGAGCGTGGGCTATCTGGCCGAGCTGATTCAGGCCTACTTCCAGCAGGTCAACGGCCGGCTTTCCCATGTGAGGCTGACGTACATCCAGGAGCGCAAACCGCTGGGCACGGCCGGCCCCCTGGGGATGATCCCCGGCCTGAACGAGACGTTCCTGGTCATGAACGGGGACGTGCTGACGACGTTGAACTACTCCGATCTGGTCGCGTACCACCGGGAGAAGGGTGGGATCCTCACCATCGCCATGCACAAGAAGCGGGTCAAGATCGACCTGGGCGTGATCGAGACGGATGAGGACGGCGTGCTGACCGGGTACGTGGAGAAGCCGGAGAAGGTGTACATGGTCAGCATGGGGATTTATGTGTACGAGCCCGATGTTCTCCGTTACATCGAGCCGAACCAATATCTGGATTTCCCCGATCTGGTGCTGCGGCTGCTGGAGAACGGCGAGCGGGTGGTGGGGTATCCCTGCGACGCACACTGGCTGGATATCGGCCGTCACGAGGATTATGCCCGGGCGCAGGAGGAGTTCGAGCAGCGGAAGGCGGCGTTCCTGCCCGGCGACGGAATTCGATGA
- a CDS encoding DegT/DnrJ/EryC1/StrS family aminotransferase, which produces MWRVPLFDLTLGDEELKAVERVLRSGWLTMGEVTREFERRFAEFLGVRHAIAVANCTAALHLANRALGIGPGDEVICPALTFVATANSVVYTGARPVFADITGLDDLSISPADIEAKITPRTRAILVVHYAGYPCDMDPILEIARRHGLRVIEDSAHAPGAEYKGRKCGTIGDVGCFSFFSGKNMTTGEGGMVVTDDDELAERIRLMRSHGMTSLTLDRYKGHSFSYDVVELGYNYRLDEMRSALGLVQLTRLADNNDRRRRIHAWYRERLRSVPGIRVPYSDPVGTPVHHIFPAILDEGISRRAFMGEMKARGVQTSIHYPPIHLFEFYRRAFGFRGGHLPITEEVARREVTLPLYPSMDESDVAYVCDAILESIGVEVGL; this is translated from the coding sequence GTGTGGCGCGTTCCTTTGTTCGATCTCACTTTAGGGGATGAGGAGCTGAAGGCGGTGGAGCGGGTGCTCCGGTCCGGATGGCTGACGATGGGGGAGGTCACCCGGGAGTTCGAGCGGCGGTTCGCCGAGTTCCTAGGCGTCCGGCACGCCATCGCCGTGGCCAACTGCACGGCCGCGCTCCATCTGGCGAATCGGGCGCTGGGCATCGGCCCCGGCGATGAGGTGATCTGCCCGGCGCTCACCTTTGTGGCGACGGCGAATTCCGTCGTGTACACGGGCGCCCGGCCGGTGTTCGCCGACATCACCGGGCTGGACGATCTCAGCATCTCGCCCGCGGACATCGAGGCGAAGATCACGCCGAGAACGCGGGCGATCCTGGTGGTGCACTATGCGGGCTATCCGTGCGACATGGATCCGATCCTGGAGATCGCAAGGCGGCACGGGCTTCGAGTGATCGAGGACAGCGCCCATGCCCCCGGCGCCGAGTATAAGGGGCGGAAGTGCGGCACCATCGGGGACGTCGGATGCTTCAGCTTCTTCTCCGGCAAGAACATGACCACCGGCGAGGGGGGGATGGTCGTCACCGATGACGACGAGCTGGCCGAGCGGATCCGGCTCATGCGCTCCCACGGGATGACCAGCCTGACGCTGGATCGCTACAAAGGGCATAGCTTCAGCTATGATGTCGTCGAGCTGGGATACAACTATCGCCTGGACGAGATGCGCTCGGCGTTGGGGCTGGTCCAGCTGACGAGGCTGGCCGACAACAACGACCGACGACGGCGGATCCACGCCTGGTACCGGGAGCGGCTGCGCTCCGTGCCGGGGATTCGCGTCCCGTATTCCGATCCCGTGGGAACCCCGGTGCATCATATCTTCCCCGCGATCCTGGACGAGGGCATCTCCCGGCGCGCGTTCATGGGCGAGATGAAGGCGCGAGGGGTGCAGACCAGCATTCACTATCCCCCCATCCACCTGTTCGAGTTCTACCGGCGCGCCTTCGGCTTCCGGGGGGGGCATTTGCCGATCACCGAGGAGGTGGCCCGGCGTGAGGTGACATTGCCCCTGTACCCGTCCATGGACGAGTCGGACGTGGCGTATGTCTGCGACGCGATCCTGGAGTCGATCGGGGTGGAGGTCGGGCTATGA